A section of the Ruania halotolerans genome encodes:
- a CDS encoding SRPBCC family protein — MSEVVDRNPAAPVSSDLTVGTTRTAAISLDQAWDAWTTPGGLWSWWCADAPDVTCSVDSRVGGECRIHSASSGLGARAAFVTIERPSRLVLRWRWLGDHRPTGEDLVQVRFVVDEEDVVVTVEHTVSDDAALEPCAARWGRLMDAFAGLGGDTQALVCPRCGHAVVGAPPVCTGRGCPLARQERWTADTVPVPLVDY; from the coding sequence ATGAGCGAAGTGGTTGACCGTAATCCGGCGGCGCCGGTGTCGTCCGATCTGACTGTTGGCACCACGCGTACCGCGGCAATCTCGTTAGACCAGGCGTGGGACGCGTGGACCACGCCGGGTGGTTTGTGGTCCTGGTGGTGTGCGGACGCCCCGGACGTCACGTGCTCGGTTGACTCCCGCGTCGGGGGCGAGTGCCGGATCCACTCCGCCTCCAGCGGGCTGGGGGCACGTGCCGCGTTTGTGACGATCGAGCGACCGAGTCGGTTGGTGCTGCGCTGGCGTTGGTTGGGCGACCACCGCCCCACGGGGGAGGACCTGGTTCAGGTGCGGTTCGTCGTCGACGAGGAGGATGTGGTCGTCACCGTCGAGCACACCGTCTCCGACGATGCTGCGCTCGAGCCGTGCGCCGCGCGCTGGGGCCGGCTGATGGACGCGTTCGCTGGGCTGGGTGGCGACACACAGGCGCTGGTCTGCCCCCGCTGCGGGCACGCGGTAGTCGGCGCCCCTCCCGTGTGTACCGGTCGAGGTTGCCCGCTCGCGCGACAGGAACGCTGGACTGCGGACACGGTGCCGGTCCCGCTCGTTGACTACTGA
- a CDS encoding SulP family inorganic anion transporter gives MTGAPEADESYGVLAALKSPRRLRTEVLAGIVVALALIPEAISFSILAGVDPRLGLFASFTMAVSIAFLGGRPAMITAATGAIALVIAPVARDYGVDYFIATVILAGILQVLFGVLGVAKLMRFIPRMVMVGFVNALAILIFMAQLEHLIGVPWAVYPLVAVGIAIMVLMPRWTKVVPAPLVAIVLITGAVVLAAINVPTVGDQGDLPDSLPELFFPDVPLTMETLQIIAPFAVAMALVGILESLMTAKLVDDITDTHSNKTRETWGQGVANIITGFFGGMGGCAMIGQTMINVKASGARTRISTFLAGVFLLILVVALGDVVAIIPMAALVAVMIMVSVGTFDWHSIKPNTLKRLPKTEITVMVATVVVTVWTHNLAYGVLAGVIIAVILVAHRVAHLTTVTRLDASDEDDTRVYAVTGELFFASSNDLYYQFDYTGDPTNIIIDMSQAHIWDASSVAALDAITTKYESRGKNVRIVGMNEDSARRHKLLAGHLGGGEH, from the coding sequence GTGACCGGCGCGCCGGAGGCTGACGAGTCCTACGGCGTACTCGCCGCCCTGAAGTCGCCCCGTCGGCTGCGCACCGAAGTACTCGCCGGCATCGTGGTGGCGCTGGCGCTGATTCCCGAGGCCATCTCGTTCTCCATCCTTGCGGGAGTGGACCCCCGGCTGGGACTCTTCGCCTCATTCACGATGGCCGTCTCGATCGCCTTCCTCGGCGGCCGGCCGGCCATGATCACGGCAGCGACCGGCGCGATCGCCCTGGTGATCGCGCCGGTGGCTCGTGATTACGGCGTCGACTACTTCATCGCCACGGTGATCCTGGCCGGAATCCTGCAGGTGCTCTTCGGCGTGCTCGGCGTGGCCAAGTTGATGCGGTTCATTCCGCGGATGGTGATGGTCGGGTTCGTCAACGCACTCGCCATCCTGATCTTCATGGCCCAGCTGGAGCACCTCATCGGTGTGCCGTGGGCCGTGTACCCGCTGGTGGCGGTCGGGATCGCGATCATGGTGCTGATGCCCCGGTGGACGAAGGTCGTGCCGGCTCCGCTGGTGGCGATCGTGCTGATCACCGGCGCCGTCGTGCTGGCCGCGATCAACGTTCCCACGGTGGGTGATCAGGGCGACCTGCCGGATTCGCTCCCGGAACTGTTCTTCCCGGATGTGCCGCTCACCATGGAGACGCTGCAGATCATCGCACCGTTCGCCGTCGCCATGGCGCTGGTGGGCATCCTGGAGTCCCTGATGACGGCCAAGCTGGTCGATGACATCACCGACACGCACTCGAACAAGACTCGCGAGACCTGGGGCCAGGGCGTGGCCAACATCATCACCGGCTTCTTCGGCGGCATGGGTGGCTGCGCCATGATCGGCCAGACGATGATCAACGTGAAGGCCTCCGGTGCGCGCACCCGGATCTCCACCTTCCTCGCCGGTGTGTTCCTGCTCATCCTTGTGGTCGCCCTCGGCGACGTGGTGGCGATCATCCCGATGGCCGCGCTGGTGGCGGTCATGATCATGGTCTCGGTGGGGACATTTGACTGGCACTCGATCAAACCGAACACCCTCAAGCGACTGCCGAAGACGGAGATCACCGTGATGGTGGCCACCGTGGTGGTGACTGTGTGGACGCACAACCTCGCGTACGGGGTGCTGGCCGGTGTGATCATCGCCGTGATCCTGGTGGCGCACCGGGTCGCTCACCTCACCACCGTGACTCGCCTCGATGCGAGCGATGAGGACGATACCCGCGTCTACGCCGTGACCGGTGAGCTCTTCTTCGCCTCCTCGAACGATCTGTACTACCAGTTCGACTACACCGGCGACCCGACGAACATCATCATCGACATGTCCCAAGCACACATCTGGGACGCCTCCTCGGTAGCCGCTCTGGACGCGATCACCACGAAGTACGAGTCCCGCGGGAAGAACGTGCGGATCGTCGGGATGAACGAGGACAGTGCCCGCCGACACAAGCTCCTCGCCGGGCACCTTGGCGGCGGCGAGCACTGA
- a CDS encoding MerR family transcriptional regulator encodes MAGAQGTQQMQIGAVAEATGLSLRTIRYYEEVGLLTPTARSAGGFRLYTEADVERLRVVTGMKPLDFTLEEMRELLDVRETLGRTDLSAQDRTVALDRLAHYESATEERCNRLRRRLRTAESFIQSLREERAASAAPSS; translated from the coding sequence ATGGCAGGCGCGCAGGGCACGCAACAGATGCAGATCGGCGCGGTGGCCGAGGCCACCGGGCTCTCGCTGCGCACCATTCGCTACTACGAAGAGGTGGGCTTGCTCACACCCACGGCCAGATCGGCCGGCGGCTTCCGGCTCTACACCGAGGCAGATGTCGAGCGGCTGCGGGTCGTCACCGGGATGAAGCCATTGGACTTCACTCTGGAGGAGATGCGCGAGCTCCTGGACGTGCGGGAGACGCTGGGCCGCACTGACCTTTCCGCGCAGGACCGCACAGTAGCCCTGGACCGGCTCGCCCACTACGAAAGCGCCACTGAAGAGCGCTGCAACAGGCTGCGCCGCCGGCTGCGCACTGCGGAGAGCTTCATCCAGTCGCTGCGAGAGGAACGCGCCGCCAGCGCAGCCCCATCGTCCTGA
- a CDS encoding GAF and ANTAR domain-containing protein, with translation MDHEQRFIELAADFTEKLVTPYDVNEALLDLAEKLTELLNLAGSGVTLGVDGQVRAATAVPPPLTALEQFQEDHQMGPCVTAYRTGEVVTISDLDAEVSWPGYHDVAAQVGVRAVAGIPMKLAGTTVGALNMYHAEPHSWVESDLLAARVMSNMATAYLIHSSTLNQKTELSAQLQHALDSRVLIEQAKGVLAQTHAISMSGAYELLRGHARSHGLKVRAVAYEVVENGLRL, from the coding sequence ATGGACCATGAGCAGCGGTTTATCGAACTTGCCGCCGACTTCACTGAAAAGCTGGTCACTCCCTATGACGTGAACGAGGCTCTGCTCGACCTGGCCGAGAAGCTCACCGAGCTCCTCAATCTGGCAGGCAGCGGGGTCACCCTCGGCGTGGATGGCCAGGTGCGTGCGGCAACGGCAGTCCCACCGCCGCTCACCGCCTTGGAGCAGTTTCAGGAAGATCATCAGATGGGGCCCTGTGTCACGGCTTACCGCACGGGTGAGGTGGTAACGATCAGCGACCTCGACGCTGAGGTCAGTTGGCCCGGATATCACGACGTGGCCGCGCAGGTAGGAGTGCGGGCCGTGGCCGGGATTCCGATGAAGCTGGCAGGCACCACCGTCGGGGCCCTGAATATGTACCACGCCGAGCCGCACTCCTGGGTGGAGAGCGACCTGCTCGCCGCCCGCGTGATGAGCAACATGGCGACCGCCTACCTGATCCACTCCTCGACGCTGAACCAGAAGACCGAACTCTCCGCTCAACTCCAGCATGCGCTCGACAGTCGCGTTCTCATTGAACAGGCCAAGGGTGTCCTGGCGCAGACGCACGCGATCAGCATGAGTGGGGCGTACGAGCTGTTGCGTGGGCACGCCCGCAGTCACGGGTTGAAGGTCCGTGCAGTGGCCTACGAGGTGGTGGAGAACGGCCTACGCCTCTAG
- a CDS encoding DegT/DnrJ/EryC1/StrS family aminotransferase, translating to MNQPQIPAAKPIIGAEERDAVDRVLRSGMLAQGPEVAAFEQEFSDALLGGRTCVAVNSGTAGLHLGLLAAGIGPGDEVIVPSFTFAATGNSVALTGATPVFADIELDTFGLDPASVAAAVTERTAAIMPVHLYGHPADMAGLQAVADQHGLRIFEDAAQAHGATLHGDPVGTFGDFAMFSLYPTKNMTSGEGGMVSVATEEMTRTLRLLRTQGMDRPYENELVGFNARMTDVHAAIGRAQLAKLPEWTAARQRNGAALTEGLAGLPGVVTPTVAPGATHVYHQYTIRLDGATGEERDAVVNRIREQGVGCGVYYPIPNHRLPSLAEYAPGLDLPATEQAAREVLSLPVHPSLSEADLERIIDAVTAAVGGGR from the coding sequence GTGAACCAGCCTCAGATTCCTGCCGCGAAGCCGATCATCGGCGCCGAGGAACGCGACGCCGTCGACAGAGTGCTCCGTTCGGGCATGCTCGCTCAGGGCCCCGAGGTGGCCGCCTTCGAGCAGGAGTTCTCAGATGCGTTGCTGGGTGGCCGCACCTGCGTGGCCGTGAACTCGGGCACCGCCGGCCTGCACCTGGGACTGCTCGCCGCCGGGATCGGGCCGGGAGATGAGGTGATCGTGCCCTCGTTCACCTTCGCCGCCACCGGCAACTCCGTGGCCCTGACCGGGGCCACCCCGGTATTCGCCGACATCGAGCTGGACACCTTCGGCCTCGACCCGGCCTCGGTGGCTGCCGCCGTCACCGAGCGCACCGCGGCGATCATGCCGGTCCACCTGTACGGTCACCCTGCCGATATGGCCGGCCTGCAGGCGGTGGCCGATCAGCATGGTCTGAGAATCTTCGAGGACGCGGCCCAGGCGCATGGAGCCACCCTGCACGGGGACCCGGTGGGCACCTTCGGCGACTTCGCGATGTTCTCCCTCTATCCCACGAAGAATATGACGTCCGGTGAGGGCGGGATGGTCTCGGTGGCCACCGAGGAGATGACGCGCACTCTCCGTTTGCTGCGCACGCAGGGCATGGATCGCCCGTACGAGAACGAGCTCGTCGGATTCAACGCGCGCATGACCGATGTGCACGCCGCGATCGGGCGTGCACAACTCGCCAAGTTGCCGGAGTGGACCGCTGCCCGCCAGCGCAACGGCGCCGCTCTCACCGAGGGCCTGGCCGGCCTTCCGGGTGTGGTGACCCCGACCGTGGCGCCCGGCGCCACGCATGTGTACCACCAGTACACGATCAGACTCGATGGGGCCACGGGCGAGGAGCGCGACGCCGTCGTGAATCGCATCCGGGAGCAGGGGGTGGGGTGCGGGGTGTACTACCCGATCCCCAACCACCGGCTGCCCTCCCTCGCTGAGTACGCCCCCGGCCTGGATCTGCCCGCCACGGAACAGGCCGCCCGTGAAGTCCTCTCCCTGCCGGTGCATCCCAGCCTGAGCGAGGCGGATCTGGAACGCATTATCGATGCGGTCACAGCCGCCGTCGGGGGTGGGCGATGA
- a CDS encoding Gfo/Idh/MocA family protein: MTNLRAGLIGLGMMGRHHARVLRQVDGVDLVAVADPGGDPHGVAGNLPVLRDVDELIAAGIDYAMVAVPTRFHTETGLALAAAGVHALIEKPLATDSTGARELAQAFEAAGLVGAVGHIERYNPALQSLRTRLEAGDLGEVYQIATRRQGPFPARIADVGVVKDLGTHDIDLTAWVSQREYTAVSARTANKSGREYEDLVSVTGMLTGGVVTNHLVNWLSPMKERVTVVTGEKGAFVADTLLADLTFHANGLVATTWADVAQFRGVSEGDVVRFAIDKPEPLRTEHEAFRDAVLGKPADVVTMAQGLATVAVAEAVLTSAETGRTVELG; the protein is encoded by the coding sequence ATGACGAACCTGCGAGCTGGACTGATCGGCCTGGGCATGATGGGGCGCCACCATGCCCGTGTGCTGCGCCAGGTGGATGGTGTGGACCTGGTGGCGGTGGCCGATCCGGGCGGGGATCCGCACGGTGTGGCCGGGAATCTGCCGGTGCTGCGTGACGTCGATGAGCTGATCGCCGCCGGGATCGACTACGCGATGGTGGCGGTGCCCACCCGATTCCACACCGAGACCGGGTTGGCGCTCGCGGCCGCCGGGGTGCATGCCCTGATCGAGAAGCCGCTCGCCACTGACAGCACCGGCGCGCGCGAGCTCGCGCAGGCGTTCGAGGCCGCCGGGCTGGTGGGCGCTGTGGGGCACATCGAGCGGTACAACCCCGCCCTGCAGTCGTTGCGCACGCGGCTCGAGGCAGGCGACCTTGGCGAGGTGTATCAGATCGCCACCCGGCGTCAGGGTCCGTTCCCGGCCCGGATCGCTGATGTGGGCGTGGTCAAGGATCTCGGCACCCATGACATCGACCTCACCGCCTGGGTGTCCCAGCGCGAGTACACCGCCGTCTCCGCCCGGACGGCGAACAAGTCCGGGCGCGAGTACGAGGACCTGGTGTCGGTGACCGGCATGCTCACCGGCGGTGTGGTGACCAACCACCTGGTGAACTGGCTCTCCCCGATGAAGGAGCGGGTCACCGTGGTGACCGGGGAGAAGGGCGCCTTCGTGGCCGACACCCTGCTCGCCGACCTCACCTTCCACGCGAACGGGCTGGTGGCCACCACCTGGGCCGATGTGGCGCAGTTCCGCGGCGTCTCCGAAGGGGATGTGGTGCGGTTCGCGATCGACAAGCCGGAACCCTTGCGCACCGAGCACGAGGCCTTCCGGGACGCGGTGCTCGGCAAGCCGGCTGATGTGGTGACCATGGCGCAGGGACTGGCCACGGTGGCCGTGGCCGAGGCGGTGCTCACCTCCGCCGAGACCGGCCGGACGGTGGAGCTGGGGTGA
- a CDS encoding glycosyltransferase family 4 protein, with protein MTLVSRIFTPEPSAASFRLAALVRGVVRSGARVEVLTVQSPDGVPSAGEPPAGGVLPARVLRAPVLRDAAGYVRGYLPYLSFDVPVAWRMLRARRPDVYVAEPPPTTGAVVRVIAALRRVPYVYYAADVWSDAAASTGAPAVVVRLVRALESWVLRGAAAVLSVSDGVTERVVELGARHAVTVGNGVDTDIFTPGEDESRAERSNPLSGKESTSRRPEGDSSREGGFEPGGVPFLLYAGTASEWQGAEVFAEAMPQVLAEIPDAQVVFLGQGSSWDRLSALAAGLPGGAVRLLDPVSAAESARWQRRAKAALVSLRPGIGYDFAMPTKMFAALGCGTPVVFTGPTDSPAARLVEEERLGWVGAHTADEAARLMIAALRAADHQSEHERRAAWVRENRSLAAVGERAARVVLAEARSPQ; from the coding sequence GTGACCCTGGTGTCCCGGATCTTCACACCGGAACCTTCGGCCGCCTCGTTTCGCCTGGCCGCACTCGTGCGCGGCGTGGTTAGGTCAGGTGCCCGGGTGGAGGTGCTGACCGTCCAGTCGCCCGACGGCGTCCCGTCCGCTGGTGAGCCACCCGCCGGTGGCGTGCTGCCTGCCCGGGTGCTCCGTGCGCCGGTGTTGCGCGACGCGGCCGGTTACGTGCGCGGATATCTGCCGTACCTCAGCTTCGACGTGCCAGTGGCGTGGCGGATGCTGCGCGCGCGCCGACCGGATGTGTACGTGGCCGAGCCCCCGCCCACGACCGGCGCGGTGGTGCGCGTGATCGCCGCGCTACGGCGTGTGCCCTATGTGTACTACGCGGCCGACGTGTGGTCCGATGCTGCCGCATCGACCGGTGCCCCCGCAGTGGTGGTGCGACTGGTGCGCGCATTGGAGTCGTGGGTGCTGCGCGGGGCGGCCGCGGTGCTGTCAGTCTCTGACGGCGTCACCGAGCGGGTGGTCGAGCTCGGGGCGCGGCATGCGGTGACTGTGGGTAACGGCGTGGACACCGACATCTTCACACCTGGGGAGGACGAGTCGAGGGCCGAGCGTTCGAATCCACTTTCCGGGAAGGAATCCACGTCCCGCCGTCCGGAAGGGGATTCGAGCCGGGAAGGTGGATTCGAACCGGGCGGGGTGCCGTTCCTGTTGTACGCCGGCACTGCGTCGGAGTGGCAGGGGGCCGAGGTCTTCGCCGAGGCGATGCCGCAGGTGCTGGCGGAGATCCCCGACGCTCAGGTGGTGTTCCTCGGGCAGGGCAGTTCGTGGGATCGGCTCAGCGCCTTGGCTGCCGGGTTGCCCGGCGGTGCGGTGAGGCTGCTCGATCCGGTGAGCGCGGCCGAGTCGGCCCGCTGGCAGCGGCGGGCCAAGGCGGCGTTGGTGAGTCTGCGGCCGGGAATCGGCTACGACTTCGCGATGCCCACGAAGATGTTCGCTGCACTCGGGTGCGGCACCCCGGTGGTGTTCACCGGACCGACCGATTCCCCGGCGGCACGGCTGGTCGAGGAAGAGCGACTCGGATGGGTGGGCGCCCACACCGCCGACGAGGCCGCCCGGCTGATGATCGCGGCACTGCGGGCGGCCGACCACCAGAGCGAACACGAGCGCCGCGCGGCGTGGGTGCGTGAGAACCGATCGCTGGCAGCTGTCGGGGAGCGGGCTGCTCGCGTGGTGCTAGCGGAGGCACGCTCTCCCCAGTAA